In Anolis carolinensis isolate JA03-04 unplaced genomic scaffold, rAnoCar3.1.pri scaffold_15, whole genome shotgun sequence, the DNA window agcccgagcctgtaTTGAAAACACTCactacaaaaattcgttggataatccagaatgttggataagcgagtgttggataagtgagactctactgtaattactaatttgatttttaataggcttttccttaatctctccttattatccaacatatttgcttatttatttatttacagtatttatatcccacccgtctttctcaccccgaaggggactcagggcggatcacattacacatataaggcaaacattcaatgccttgacatagaacaaagacaaagaaaaacacaggctccgagctggcctcgaactcatgacttcttggtcagagtgatttcttgcagctggctgctcaacagcctacgccacagcccctCCCCATCCAACATTCcaccggcccatttacgttggataagcgagacactactatagagtctcacttatccagaatgttggataagcgaaaacattggattataaggagggattaagggaaagccaattaaatgtcaaattacagtatgattttacaaattaagtactaaaacatcgtgctttacaacaaatcgacagaaaaagcaattcaatacatggtaaagttatgtggtataatattatattgtaatacgatatagtactaataatacaatataataatattaattatatattatattttacatgtaatattactaataatattacaatatattgatacagtacaatatagtaatttattaccagtattgtactatgctaataatataatgtatgtaaaattaatttgtaagccactctgagtcccctttggggtaagaagggtggaatataaatgtagcaaataaataaataaatagtaataattacagtagagtctcacttatccaacataaacgggccagcagaacattggataagcgaaaatgttggataataaggagagattaaggaaaagcctattaaacatcatattaggttataattttacaaattaagcaccaaaatgtcatgctttacaacaaatggataaaaaatcagttcagtacatgataatgttatgtaataattactgtatttatgaatttagtaccaaaattttgcaatttattgaaaaattgactacaaaaacattgactactaaaaggcaaactgcattggataagcggagcttggataagcgagactctactgtactatatttacgaatttagcaccaaaacatcgcaatgtattgaaaactggctacaaaaacattgactactaaaaggcagaaggttggataagcgagactctactgaatatatATCTCTGGGATGATgccctgcttgaggcaagtgtgaatgttgccgttTGCCACCTTGaccagcattgaatggccttgcagcttcaaagcctggctgcttcctgcctgggggaataatagtaataataataataatagaactttatttcttttctgccctctttatctccccgaagggtctcagggctgattccaacaaacaacggcatacatCCAATGCCTTAAAAAAacccagataaatattggcataaaatcccaacaagaccccacataggaatacagcgttaaaaacctaacatcaaattaaacctaatatcagtgaattgagtataacatcaataacTTAAACCAATATAATCAGACAGGATCAAGcaaacaagggttctttctcccaccgtggacatcattccacaggtatatatacaaacccagcagacctcacagatgtggctgccacagatgtgggtgaaaagtggtgccacagatgtgggtgccagagatgttggtgaaacgtcaggagagaatgcttctgaaacatggccatatagcccggaaaactcacagcaacccattataatAACTATAATGATGATTGGAGAGCCTTCGGTTTAAACTATGTTGTACTTTTGTTGTGTTgggaaagaaatataataataataagaaataataagaGAGGCTTCGCCTTACACCATGCTGAGCCTGTGTTGTGCTGGGAAAATAATAGTAACAGTAGtaatattatgataataataatcagacaATCTTTGCTTTATGTTGTGCTTTTGTTGtgttggaaaaaataataatacagtagagtctcactaatccaagcctcgcttatccaagcctctggataatccaagccatttttgtagtcaatgttttcaatatatcgtgatattttggtgctaaatttgtaaatacagtaattacaacataacattactgcatattgaactaatttttctgtcaaatttgttgtataacatgaagttttggtgcttaatttgtaaaatcataacctaatttgatgtttaataggcttttccttaatccctccttattatccaagatattcgcttatccaagcttctgccggcccgcttagcttggataagtgagactctactgtagtaatattgtaataaatataataataattggagaGCTTTTAGTTTAAACTATTTTTGCCTTTGTTGTGTttggaaaaattattattatagaggctttgttttttaaaattaatttttataattttttatttttaaaacttatacattctttaacaaatatgcaatacagagttatgtatatcatagctcctatggtatttcactctctaactatattacatactcatattatttaccttttgttacccttcacctagtgctatcccttcaccccagaccagccaattacaatatttatttccaaaattcaattgtttcttttacaggcgTTTATTCCTTCtacgtatacaaactctataaatttttcccatatcttcccaaaatcatccttttttaataataataataataataataataataataataataataaaactttatttatataccgccctatctcccggatgggactcagggcggtttacagtaataaaagcaacacaaacattacataacaacataatacacattattaaacaaaataaaataatacaattataacaatatatcacacttacatgaccagatcaaggggatggaaaccaaaaacccaatatattaaaatgtatcattttaggctagggaaatcttgtgcaatagattcaggctcagaaataaccctcttttaattttaatatgacATGTcaatttatcgcaatatcccaaatctccttataccattcttccaagtcGTTTTCGACTTTAGAGGCTTCGTTTTAAACTATGTTTTGTCTTTGTTGTGTTtgggaaagaataataataataataataataataataataataataataataattagaaagtCTTTGGTTTAAACTATTTTGTGCCTTTCTTGTGTTGGGAAGgaaatataatagcaataataataataattggggggcctttagtttatACTATGTTGTGCCtgtgttatgttggataagaagtacagctgttgttgttgctgttgactTGATGGGGTTGTGTGGCTCTGCCCGGCTCGGTGTGGTTTCCTCAGCTGGGTTTCGGGGATCACATCTCCCATTTGCCACTCTCTTGCTGCCagagatgggagttgcagtctactAAAACTAGCCCTGTTGGGCCTTGCCTGGATGTTTCATTATAACCAAATATTGTAGGACGATGTGTTGGGCCTTGCCTTGAGCTGTGAGGCAAGAAATAATgctgatgaagatgataataatgatttcaTTGGAGagcaggttgctcctgacacaatttttttttactgtatttacgaatttagcacccaaatatcatgatgtattgaaatcattgactacaaaaatgcgttggataatccagaacgttggataagcgagtgttggataagtgcgactctactgtagtaagaaaAACTGGGAttcctgtggtggaggacaaacAGGAAATCTGGGAGGAAATTGTCCACTTGGGTGGgtggcaggatggtgtttgtggaggacgtgggcagggctcttggacgtgTTCACAGTAGTCTCTATAATCTACAATGTcatttaattactctgattttatctgcttggtttttaatgtatttatccattattttattttgtgtattgttggaatgttttaagtttatgttaaatatgttgttgttgtttgggcttgtccctgttgtgagccaccccgagatggagatggggcgggatataaaaataaagtttattattattattattattattggaggggggtgtcatgatctccagtctttgacatctccagtcggctgacaaagaacagatgccagccataaaacgggccagccataaaacctcaattaccctctggtatgtgagagcccctatataaatgggccaacgtcagcgaccggagatgtcaaagattggagatcatgacagggggccattggtgtctcctatgTAGTGGGAGCGATAGTTGTTTGTGGAACTGTAAGTGGATACCCCAGCCACACGCATTCAtagatattttcacttttattatgtgtatagattactactactactactacagtatttGGAACCCCAGCAACAGCACTGTGGGTTGTCTTCCCCTCCTTCTCCGCACTGAGGCTGTTTCCAGTAGAACTGGCTTGCCTGCAATCCTCTGCCCCATCCTCCTGGTTGCTCCACTCTTGGGGAGGATGTTGCCAGGAGGCGCcccttgcatgtgtgtgtgtctctctctctgtcgAGGGAGGCTGGACCAAGAGGTGTCCTTGTCAAGCcttaatttatttacttttttcatgtcaagagcaaccggagttgcttctggagtgagagaattggccgtctgcaaggacgttgcccacgggacattgcccagatgttttgatgtgagaggcttctcttgttaatgtggaatttgtgtattggtagtgtttaaatgcaatttgtgtctttcctggattgcatactgattgcatcatccagagtgtaacatagtctagaaagagttaattactaagaagctgtgatgaccttgttgtgtggctggaactggggagtgtccagacacaagtgtgtgtgcattgctgattgcatcagtccagttctgttctgagttgagttgagtgctgtctgctgagaagtcaagtcctgtgtccattgtcttcaagtctgtttgtctttattactgctttcagtaaaacttgtatatagttttaccatcgtctctgatgtctcttcgtgctgcgttcctctgactccatccaactgctgctgcgctgcgtaaattactctgacatctctcatgtccccgcatggagctggagctgacagagggagctcatccacactccctgggtgggattcgaacctggcagccttcaggtcagcaacccaaccttcaagtcacgaggctttaatccactacgccaccggaggctcctattggAAAATTGCatcttatagcaaaagaatgcatatcctgaGCACTTTTTTCCCAAAGCCTGTAAAATTAGTTCAGATGGATTTCGTATCTTTTAGAAACAAGCTCCATAAGTGTGAACCAAGATTCTCACAGTTAACCTGTGCTTGTGTCTGTATTTAATTCTTTgcctctaccgtgtttccccgaaaataagacagtgtctgtctctctctctctctctctctctctctctctctctctctctctatatatatatatatatatattttacagtatttatattccgcccttctttctcatcccgaaggggactcagtgcagatcacattacacatacaggcaaacattcaatgccttttaacgtagaacaaagacaagacaaacatagcctCCGAGCGGgactcaaactcatgacctcctggtcagagtgtttcattgcagttaattgcagctggcttgctctcccgcctgcgccacagctcgggcccaatattattttttgctcccaaagatgtgctaggtcttatttttaggggatgtcttttttttccatgaagaagaattcacatttattgttgaacaaaaaaatgaacatttattatatactgtacagttgtcatcataaaaaccaacataaccaaaccagacaaactatgactcctgtcaagaatttcttgttactactgtataatataacattttaatatattattaccattatttccatgtacaactggtatgtacatttaccgatcctgcaagttctggtgttttgtttggcgggcgccaggcatgcttccaaacaaaaactttgctaggtcttacttttgggggaggacttatatttagcaattcagcaaaacctctgctaggtctaattttttggggatgtcttattttcggggaaacagggtatttttaCTGTCAGAGCTACGTTCTAGATATTTTGCATACCACAAGGTGCTGCTTAGCACGTTTCCTGATTTCTAGTGCTATTCTATTAACTTTCTAGACTCTAgagcagtgatgggcaaccttttgcgcttggtgtgtcaaaattcaccaaaaaaaaaaccctagcatgacttgggtggtgtgtcacttcgagaaaaaaacccatattttcacaatatatatagtttaaataacaaaaatatataattgtagtatataactgtatttaataaatcaaaaactatttactacccttatttccatgtacaacaatctatggtacctcttgcagtttccatgctgatttctctctattgtagtctcagtgtagtcatgaataatgaataatatacagtagagtctcacctatccaacactcacttatccaacgttctggattatccaacacattttagtagtcaatgttttcaatatattgtgatatttagcattggcatatatggcaggcatcctcagagatggcatagttgtgggcgaaatgtcaggagagagtacttctggaacatggccacacagcccgaaagacatacaacaatcctgtgatcccggcccaaagggtctcttccaaccctcttttttattgttgttgttgttgttattaattattattgctcggtggccaactatagtccggccctccaacggtccgaaggattgtgaactggccccctgtttaaaaagtttggggacccctgctctggagggATGTTGTTCTTCCTTCGGGCAgtaacatgcccagttctttaagacactcctcatagggattatttatggtctccagacttttgatccttttagttgccctcttcctctggacaccttccagcttagagtcaatattgtctggagcaggggtccccaaactttttaagcagagggccggtccacaatccttcagactgttgaggggccgaattatcatttgaaaaaaaaaatacaaacaaattcctatgcatactgcacatgtcttatttgtagtgcaacaacaacaacaacaacgaaagaacaatacgatatttaaaaatgaaaacaattttaaccaacataaacctattaggatttcaatggaaagtgtgggccggctactggccaatgaaatagtcaggttaattaggattgttgttgttgttattgttgtttgccttcaagtcatgtcagactttggccgagcctaagtctaaaattatttatttatttactgcatttatttactacatttatatcccacccttctcaccccgaaggggactcagagcagctgtatgtacatacaatatattatattattagcataacacaatattagcattatatattactgtattgaactataccactatactattatataatatgtaatatataacatacaattaatattattatatggtattactattagtattatattgtataacataagattattatcaatattatatgtatatacaatatattatattattaaaactgatataaaaatattatattataaaactgagggcaggggccaggtaaatgaccttggagggccgcatccggcccccgggccttagtttggggacccctggtctggaggGACGTTGTTCAGTAACATGCAGTGCTTGGCTCCCTTGCAGATCGTGTATGCGGAACGTCCCCTGACGGACAACCACCGTTCGCTGGCCTCCTATGGCTTGAAGGACGGGGACGTGGTGATCCTGCAGCAGGTGGAGAATGCGGAGGCGCGCCCGCCGGTGCCGTTCCCTGGTGAGACTTCCCCATCCTGCCCTGTTCTtcccctgctgctgctgccttggAGAGCCGGGCTTCTCCCTGCCTCACGGTCCCTGTTGTCTCTGGCCTCCAGGCCTGCCCAGGATAGACTTCAGCAGCATCGCCGTGCCGGGGAGCTCCTCTGCGCCGCCGCCTGCGCCTCCGCCTGCCCCTCCGCCGGCCTCCGCCTCGCAGCCGCCTCCCCCGGACCTGCCGTCCTCTCCGCAGGGGCTGGACAACCCGGCGCTCCTGCGGGACATGCTGCTGGCCAACCCCCACGAGCTCTCCCTGCTGAAGGAGCGCAACCCGCCCTTGGCCGAGGCCCTGCTCAGCGGAGACCTGGGTGAGCGCCCTCGCAGGGCCCTGGATTGGCCGGCCAGCCGCTCTCCCTCCTCGACGGCGCCAGTCATCGTCTCCTCCTTCTTTCAGAGAAATTTACGCGGGTGCTGGTCGAGCAGCAGCAGGACCGGGCGCGGCGGGAGCAGGAGAGGATCCGCCTCTTCTCCGCCGACCCCTTTGACCTGGAAGCGCAAGCCAAGATCGAGGAGGACATCAGGTAACGGGGCCGGGGGCTCAGAGTGGCATAttttgtcaggggatgatggggtgcagagaggattccaaaattcatcatcccggtctcacctccttctccagactgtattcccatgctgagaaacagcactggtcaagaaaTACTCCAGCAGGccaagtccaactgttgattaactttatttacataatctatttacagttgcatttctcggcttcagagcatagcactcatagtccatcttcagcgagaGCTCAAGCCGAACACAAACAGATAAGATAAaacaacacattcctctgtccagaggaagttcccccaaaggccggaagtcatacctgataggtcatagcaatcacaacaggctgtcagtcaaaactagcctgctgttaaccatTTCATCACTGAAAAAATACACACtcctgctcatcagcagtaaacacttgatttacatttcatacagaaTACATCCATACTCCAACAtatttgttataataataataatctctaggTGGTTGTATGTTTGGCCATGTaaaagaagtattctctcctgacgtttcgcccacatctatggcaggcatcctcagaggttatgaggcatggagaaactaagcaaggaaggttcatatatacagtagagtctcacttatgcaacataaacgggccggcagaatgttgaataaccgaatatgttggataataatgagagattaagaaaaagcctattaaacatcaaaataggttatgattttacaaattaagcgccaaaacatcatgttatacaacaaatttgacagaaaaagtagttcaagacacagtaatgctatgtagtaattactgtatttatgaatttagcaccaaaatatcacaatatattgaaaatattgactacaaaaatgcgttggataatccagaacgttggataagtgagactctatctgtggaaagtccaaggtgagagaggtttgcctatgcggtcattggttcccttgatgtatggtaagaaccaagggcagctaatgactctgaacaaaggatgtccccaggcaggaagaagccaggagatgaagcttttcaatgctaattaaggtaattaactacaatattcacactggcctccaaccgacaaagagttcttctctcactctggactttccacagatacatataaactttccttgcttagtttctccatacacctcacaacctctgaggatgcctcccatagatgtgggtgaaacatcaggagagaatacttctggaacacatggCCAtacgtttacgttggataagcgagactctactgtagtagtagttttttggtgtcaggactactactactagtagtaatatgatgatgatgataaagattTGTATTTATTACTTGCCTGTCCTCAAGGgaaggcacaacatagttaaatacaTTTGTACAAATCACATATAAAAACATGTTTAAATGCAACCGTATATTAAAACGTGCACATATTAAAATGCCTGAGACAAAACTTTAAACACCATAAGTACACACATATCTCTCTCtggcaggcgtgggcaaacttcagccctccaggtgttttggacttcaactcccacaattcctaacagcccgtaAATGTTTTGTCCTCATCTTTTTGCGGCTCAAGGCAGGGCGCAACAGGGTTATTTGTCTGAACCTGCGGTCGCTTTGGACAGGCTTTTTTATTAGATTGTTTTGGCCTTggttatatctgtaagccgccccgagtccctctggggagatggtggcggggtacaaaaataaaattattattattattattattattattattattattattattattattattggttgcaGGCAGCAGAACATCGAGGAGAACATGACCATCGCCATGGAGGAGGCCCCGGAGAGCTTTGGCCAAGTGGTGATGCTGTACATCAACTGCAAGGTCAACGGCCACCCCGTCAAGGCCTTCGTGGACTCAGGTGGGCCCTCCCTGGTGGGGTGTGTCAGGGGTCTCAGTGGAAGAGGTGGGGGTGTTATAATGGGGAAGAGgaaccccttcttcctcctcctcctcctcctcctcttgtccATCAactcttttgcttcttcttccaggGGCGCAGATGACCATCATGAGCCAAGCCTGTGCGGAGCGGTGCAACATCATGCGGCTGGTGGACCGGCGGTGGGCCGGCATCGCCAAAGGGGTGGGCACCCAGAAGATCATTGGCCGGGTGCACCTGGGTGAGTGGCcccctgggtggccatctgcaaggGAGCCAAGCATGGCGTGTCCTTGCCTGTAGGCAgatgcagggaacgccgtggatggaGTGTgcctggatttcaggaaggcaaCCGGTCCAAAGTGGGCTAGGCAAAAATATGGCTAAGTGGGTCTGGAACTGGTTAAGGGAACAAACCCAGAGGGTGCTTCTCCCCAAgacttcctcttcttcatcctggaaagaagtcacgagtggagtgccatcagcagggcccCATTCtgttccaccagaaaaagcaccaaggcacacgctggtagattccaacaggttttattgtaccgaataccagaaccttctctttggcccatttatataggggctctcacatactagagggtaattgaggttttatggctggcccgtccaagacacacgctggtagattccaacaggttttattgtacagaataccagaaccttctctgtggcccatttatataggggctctcacataccagagggtaattgaggttttatggctggcccatccaagacacacgctggtagattccaacaggttttattgtacagaatactagaaccttctctttggcccatttatatgggggctctcacataccagagggtaattgaggttttatggctggcccgtccaagacacacgctgatagattccaacaggttttattgtaccaaataccagaaccttctctttggcccatttatataggggctctcacataccagagggtaattgaggttttatggctggcccgttttatggctggcatctgttctttgtcagccgaccggagatcaTGACAGATGGCCcccggggtctcttccaactctaggatctaTGGTTCTAGGTGGGAGGGGCTTCCGGCAGTTAACGCCTCTCCTGTCTCTCCTTTCCGCCTCCTCCTTCAGCTCAGGTGCAGATCGAAGGGGACTTCCTGCCCTGTTCCTTCTCCATCCTGGAGGAGCAGCCCATGGACATGCTGCTGGGGCTCGACATGCTCAAGAGGCACCAGGTGAGAGCAGCCGTGGGTCGGGCAGGCGGGTTTCTGAGAAGCTGAGCTTCAACTAAGAAAGCCCAGGCGGAAGGGGGTGGGCTGCAGCCCCTGCCTTTGCAAAGGCAGCCGGGACTCGGGTCGGTCTCCCTTTGGGCCCACTGGGAGTCTGTGGGAGCCTCATCGAGGAGGAAGCCAACTTGATACCATCCAGCAGGCAAGGAAAGAGTTTActtgattttttattttcctgttccattttgttttatctatatatataaaagagtgatggcatcatggcgacccacaaaacaacaaaactacaggccctccaacctcgaaatttgacaacacaacccatcatccacgcctctaggttgatacaacaaaaagaaaagaaaaataaagtcctaattagagagagaggaataattgcttttatccaattgctgccagttagaaagctaagctcctccaacttggtctcctagcaacccaataaaaaataataaaaaacactaaaaaaaattaatacaataaaatactataacaacagaaaataactaaaaataatacaagaaaataataaaatataataaataaaaatataacttacaataaaattaattaaaaaatgcaaataaagtcaaataaaaattgcacaacaatttttaaccaataccaccaccactttgccacagctagtaataataataataaaaacaacaacaactagctgtgcccggccacgtgttgctgtggcatcatcctaagtgggtttttgtttgtggaggcaagtatgaatgtttatttatttatttcaattatttataccccgcccttctcacccgaggggactcagggcggcttacaagtggcagttgatgccgttacaccgttatacaatgaaataaaacgttaaaacagttaaaatcgtcataaaatatacaaagtttaaaacaatgcaaagtgcaaatgttgtaattagtcatcttgattagcattgattgggcatgcagcttcaaagcgtggttttttcctccctgggggaatcctttgctgggaggtgttagctggctttggttatttcctgtctggaatacccttattttcagagtgttgttctttatttactttccagaTCG includes these proteins:
- the ddi2 gene encoding protein DDI1 homolog 2 isoform X3 → MLLTVFCLRRDRSELTFSLQVDADFELQNFRALCELESGIPASQSQIVYAERPLTDNHRSLASYGLKDGDVVILQQVENAEARPPVPFPGLPRIDFSSIAVPGSSSAPPPAPPPAPPPASASQPPPPDLPSSPQGLDNPALLRDMLLANPHELSLLKERNPPLAEALLSGDLEKFTRVLVEQQQDRARREQERIRLFSADPFDLEAQAKIEEDIRQQNIEENMTIAMEEAPESFGQVVMLYINCKVNGHPVKAFVDSGAQMTIMSQACAERCNIMRLVDRRWAGIAKGVGTQKIIGRVHLAQVQIEGDFLPCSFSILEEQPMDMLLGLDMLKRHQCSIDLKKNVLVIGTTGSQTTFLPEGELPECARLAYGAGREEVRPEEIADHELAEALQKSVEEAERQKP
- the ddi2 gene encoding protein DDI1 homolog 2 isoform X2, whose translation is MLLTVFCLRRDRSELTFSLQVDADFELQNFRALCELESGIPASQSQIVYAERPLTDNHRSLASYGLKDGDVVILQQVENAEARPPVPFPGLPRIDFSSIAVPGSSSAPPPAPPPAPPPASASQPPPPDLPSSPQGLDNPALLRDMLLANPHELSLLKERNPPLAEALLSGDLEKFTRVLVEQQQDRARREQERIRLFSADPFDLEAQAKIEEDIRQQNIEENMTIAMEEAPESFGQVVMLYINCKVNGHPVKAFVDSGAQMTIMSQACAERCNIMRLVDRRWAGIAKGVGTQKIIGRVHLAQVQIEGDFLPCSFSILEEQPMDMLLGLDMLKRHQCSIDLKKNVLVIGTTGSQTTFLPEGELPECARLAYGAGREEVRPEEIADHELAEALQKSVEEAAPAGARPQEEKRARARERRASAVSSALRRAACLLL